One window of Pyrus communis chromosome 12, drPyrComm1.1, whole genome shotgun sequence genomic DNA carries:
- the LOC137710930 gene encoding SWI/SNF complex component SNF12 homolog, giving the protein MNNNNDQSKNVGVPPHFGNSGPVPQPMAMNHQPNLLTQSQPPTQGGAHFPGHFQLSEPQAQALAQAQYVNAHAQAQTQAAHAQFVQLQAQAQSRSQLHNVNTSNAGASSPSLATPSTGTAKRANQRPPSRPPGSSSANMGSPFKTMELTPAASRKKRKLPDKQIPDKVAALLPESGLYTQLLEFEARVDAALARKKMDIQESLKCPPRVQKTLRVYVFNTFANQTQTIPEKTNAEPPSWSLKIIGRLLEDGRDPVMAGLTPKSRAKFSSLFKKVTIYLDQTLYPDNQVILWESSRSPALHDGFEVKRKGDKEFTVILRLEMNYVPEKFKLSPALHEVLGIEVETRPRIIGAIWHYVKARKLQNPNDPTFFVCDPPLQKIFGEEKMKFSMVSQKISQHLTPPQPIHIEHKIKLSGNCPAGTTCYDILVDVPMILEKEMSAFLGSTERSKEIDACDELICASIKKIHEHRRRRAFFLGFSQSPAEFINTLIASQSKDLRLVAGDASRNAEKERRSDFYNQPWVEDAVIRYLNRKSAGSDAPGST; this is encoded by the exons atgaataataataatgatcAGTCCAAGAATGTGGGCGTGCCACCTCACTTTGGCAATTCTGGGCCGGTGCCGCAACCTATGGCCATGAATCACCAGCCTAATCTTCTCACTCAATCGCAGCCTCCGACACAAGGGGGAGCTCATTTTCCGGGACACTTTCAGTTGTCTGAGCCGCAAGCGCAGGCACTTGCACAGGCGCAGTATGTGAATGCTCACGCACAAGCCCAAACTCAAGCTGCCCATGCCCAATTTGTTCAGTTGCAAGCTCAAGCTCAGTCACGTTCCCAGTTGCATAATGTGAATACTAGTAATGCTGGTGCTTCATCACCCTCTTTGGCAACGCCTAGCACAGGAACTGCTAAGCGGGCAAACCAGAGGCCGCCTTCTCGGCCTCCAGGTTCATCTAGTGCCAACATGGGTTCACCATTTAAAACCATGGAGCTCACCCCAGCTGCTAGTAGAAAGAAGCGAAAGCTACCTGATAAACAAATACCGGACAAAGTGGCTGCACTTCTGCCAGAATCCGGTCTTTATACTCAGTTGCTTGAATTTGAAGCTCGTGTTGATGCTGCTTTGGCAAGGAAGAAGATGGACATCCAGGAGTCCCTTAAATGTCCTCCCCGTGTTCAAAAAACACTTAGAGTATATGTATTCAACACCTTTGCGAATCAGACACAAACAATTCCTGAGAAGACAAATGCGGAACCCCCTTCATGGTCACTTAAGATAATTGGGAGGTTACTGGAAGACGGGAGGGATCCTGTGATGGCTGGATTGACACCGAAATCAAGGGCAAAATTTTCATCCCTGTTCAAGAAAGTTACCATATACTTGGACCAAACCCTCTATCCAGATAACCAAGTGATTTTATGGGAAAGTTCCCGTTCACCCGCTCTTCATGACGGCTTTGAGGTGAAAAGAAAAGGGGATAAGGAGTTTACTGTAATACTAAGACTAGAGATGAATTATGTACCTGAGAAATTCAAACTTTCACCGGCCCTCCATGAAGTTCTGGGAATTGAGGTAGAGACCCGACCCAGAATTATAGGTGCTATTTGGCACTATGTCAAGGCCAGGAAGTTGCAGAACCCGAATGACCCTACGTTCTTTGTGTGTGATCCACCACTTCAGAAGATTTTTGGGGAAGAGAAGATGAAGTTTTCAATGGTTTCACAAAAGATATCACAGCATTTAACGCCACCACAGCCTATACATATAGAGCATAAGATAAAACTTTCTGGAAATTGTCCAGCTGGAACTACTTGCTATGATATACTGGTTGATGTACCCATGATATTAGAGAAGGAGATGTCTGCATTCTTGGGAAGCACCGAGAGGAGCAAAGAGATTGATGCTTGTGATGAATTGATATGTGCatccataaaaaaaatccatgAACATCGACGGCGGCGGGCTTTCTTTCTTGGGTTCAGTCAATCTCCTGCAGAGTTCATTAATACCTTGATTGCTTCCCAGAGCAAGGATCTAAGGCTTGTTGCTGGAGATGCTAGCCGTAATGCGGAAAAGGAGCGCCGTTCTGATTTCTATAATCAACCCTG gGTTGAGGATGCTGTTATTCGTTACCTGAACCGAAAGTCAGCCGGAAGTGATGCTCCTGGAAGCACTTGA